The proteins below come from a single Benincasa hispida cultivar B227 chromosome 4, ASM972705v1, whole genome shotgun sequence genomic window:
- the LOC120075517 gene encoding E3 ubiquitin-protein ligase SHPRH isoform X2, translated as MGRRKQRQPHRSGGIRFEDRGDPKTQIDINGAVESSDIKVAEVNEPIFVEVDRTGWNSNEHHDISEVFLMDVRLEHPFVDFRLDKSFCENSRYSLRFRLCNVNGSLLDRIKFGHWPVLSSNDILLELIERDMEEDMKACSVVLSGNFDGPDEAISGLVHLANLKFATLRPVEGVSVSQNTGSLRLRVEILSSAFAACESIFDNGRQLWKKSMMNTIAWLRPEVVLSEVKYGVVKSTNMDTSLHHGTGDDTSNSRKHVNFDTVAFYDAIKPSKDEPMLDEDIPNLLPKLRQYQRRAAYWMVQREKGFSGNLGVGENVQLISPLCMALKCVDTCSRVFYNPFSGNLTLNAEQTLPHVYGGILADEMGLGKTIELLACILSHQMSVFEGGKGFHDELQQPVEDQRTEFKRLKRERVECLCGAVSENHRYKGLWVQCDICDAWQHADCVGYSPKGRILKPIDTEGGNCRKEKRNNRNTLNVIVRAEEHVCTPCLELMQATDSPMATGSIKLLVYEGVRDTSLLSTLSVQINDLINSDIVLTSYDVLKEDLSHDSDRHEGDRRFMRFQKRYPVIPTPLTRIFWWRICLDEGQMVESNATAATEMASRLYASHRWCITGTPIQRKLEDLYGLLRFVKASPFNVHRWWVEVIRDPYERRDPGAMEFTHKFFKQIMWRSLKIHVTDELQLPPQEEQVTWLTFSPIEEHFYQRQHETCVSYAREVIQGLKDDFVKKKVPDCISSDIPSDLLINHADAGKLLSTLLKLRQACCHPQVGSSGLRSLQQSPMTMEEILMVLVSKTKIEGEEALRRSVVALNALAGIAIIEKKFSEAFSLYKEALELAEENNEDFRLDPLLSIHIHHNLAEILPLAVDQSQSRLKDQFCPRTSEVKAARMDDSEKYDNHVHVMKKQKVSETLYAPCSEDNTGKMIDRPLELTRKDTNTKKEENCEPHLSSSYFDDISIRKACEAMRQKYLAVFSSKLSVAQQEFTKSYMQVGSELKDRGNLNHVWWLEAVHHAEQNKDFSHELIRKVEEAVSGNLNNSKSRVGSRFRSINALKYHVQSGLDLLEASRKVVLDRLLEIDQTMENPKEEDIERVRYCRNCQADSNGPPCVLCELDDLFQEYEARLFRLNKVQGGMVTSVEEAVEAQKKKSALNRFYWSLLQQNKNSSSSRVGYEEPNKRDVGEKVMVSKHPSELEVVLGVIKNFCKTQLGKESIAAANKQLHLLEYMRKEYGHARSLAIAQAQVLNAHDEIKMATTRLCLRDDDDSSAYAISEHELPAASVQYSSDKFMSLAMLARVKGKLRYLKGLVQSKQNIPLDSSSNLALTQQPATMSTSMEQKSENTSKADEESCPVCQEKLSNQKMVFQCGHITCCKCLFAMTEKTLHGSKIQTKWVMCPTCRQHTDFGNIAYADDSKNETLDPSTLHETSREHELSITVQGSYGTKVEAVVRRILWIKYTDSKAKVLVFSSWNDVLDVLQYAFAANSITFIRMKGGRQSHTAISEFRGQKINAKENQKKRPSGKVPELRSAQVLLLLIQHGANGLNLLEAQHVVLVEPLLNPAAEAQAISRVHRIGQKNKTFVHRFIVKDTVEESIYKLNRSRESSSFITGNTKNQDQPLLTLKEVESLFASKASPLRENDEKGSETLRHLAPSMAATIAAERRLKVHTT; from the exons ATGGGTAGAAGGAAGCAGAGGCAACCTCATCGCTCTGGTGGAATAAGATTTGAAGATCGGGGGGATCCCAAGACACAGATTGATATTAATGGGGCTGTGGAATCGTCAGACATCAAAGTTGCTGAGGTTAACGAGCCCATTTTTGTTGAAGTTGATCGAACTGGATGGAATTCCAATGAGCACCATGATATTTCTGAAGTTTTTCTAATGGATGTAAGGTTAGAACACCCTTTTGTCGATTTTCGCTTGGATAAAAGTTTTTGTGAGAACTCGAGATACTCATTAAGGTTTCGGTTGTGCAATGTAAATGGATCGCTTCTTGATCGTATTAAGTTTGGGCATTGGCCAGTTTTATCTTCAAATGATATATTATTGGAACTCATTGAGAGAGACATGGAGGAAGATATGAAAGCTTGCTCGGTGGTGTTATCAGGTAATTTTGATGGACCTGATGAGGCCATTTCTGGCCTTGTTCATCTTGCAAATTTGAAGTTTGCGACATTGAGGCCAGTTGAGGGTGTTTCCGTTTCCCAAAATACAGGATCTCTCAGGTTGAGGGTGGAAATACTATCGAGTGCTTTTGCCGCTTGTGAGTCAATATTTGATAATGGCAGGCAGTTGTGGAAAAAGAGTATGATGAATACCATTGCTTGGTTGCGCCCTGAAGTAGTATTATCTGAGGTCAAGTATGGAGTTGTTAAATCCACTAATATGGACACTAGTTTGCATCATGGGACAGGGGATGACACGTCCAACTCTAGGAAACATGTAAATTTTGATACTGTTGCCTTTTATGATGCCATTAAGCCATCCAA AGATGAACCCATGCTTGATGAAGACATACCCAATTTGCTTCCGAAACTAAGACAATATCAGCGTCGTGCAGCCTACTGGATGGTACAGCGGGAGAAAGGATTTTCTGGAAATTTAGGTGTGGGGGAAAATGTCCAACTTATTTCTCCCCTGTGTATGGCCCTGAAATGTGTTGACACTTGTTCAAGAGTGTTCTACAATCCTTTCAG TGGAAATCTTACTTTGAATGCAGAGCAAACTTTGCCGCATGTTTATGGGGGCATTCTAGCTG ATGAGATGGGTCTAGGAAAAACAATTGAACTACTGGCATGCATACTTTCTCATCAAATGTCAGTGTTTGAAGGTGGAAAAGGTTTTCATGATGAATTGCAACAGCCTGTTGAAGATCAGAGAACCGAatttaaaagattgaaaaggGAGCGTGTTGAGTGTCTGTGTGGAGCTGTTAGTGAAAATCACAGATACAAAGGGTTATGGGTGCAATGTGATATTTGTGATGCATGGCAACATGCTGACTGCGTTGGTTATTCACCTAAAGGAAGAATTCTCAAACCCATTGACACCGAGGGTGGGAACTgtagaaaggaaaagagaaataatAGGAATACATTGAATGTAATTGTGAGAGCTGAGGAACATGTTTGTACGCCTTGCTTAGAGCTGATGCAGGCTACCGATTCCCCAATGGCTACAG GTTCAATAAAACTACTTGTCTACGAAGGAGTGAGGGATACTTCTCTTTTAAGCACATTGTCTGTGCAGATTAATGATCTCATCAATTCTGATATAGTCTTAACATCCTATGATGTGCTTAAAGAAGACCTATCGCATGATTCTGATCGGCACGAAGGTGATCGTCGCTTCATGAGATTCCAGAAGAG GTACCCTGTTATCCCTACTCCTCTCACTAGGATCTTTTGGTGGAGGATTTGTTTGGATGAGGGACAAATGGTAGAGAGCAATGCTACTGCTGCTACTGAAATGGCTTCACGACTTTATGCTAGTCACCGGTGGTGCATCACAGGGACTCCCATACAAAGGAAACTTGAAGATTTATATGGACTATTGCGATTTGTCAAAGCAAGTCCATTTAATGTTCATAGATGGTGGGTTGAAGTTATAAGAGATCCATATGAG AGGAGGGATCCTGGTGCTATGGAATTCACACACAAATTCTTTAAGCAAATCATGTGGCGTTCTTTGAAAATACATGTTACAGATGAATTGCAGCTACCTCCCCAGGAGGAACAAGTCACTTGGCTAACGTTTTCACCAATTGAAGAGCATTTTTACCAGAGGCAGCATGAAACTTGTGTGAGTTATGCCCGTGAAGTTATTCAAGGTTTGAAAGATGATTTTGTCAAAAAGAAAGTCCCAG ATTGCATCTCTTCTGATATTCCATCTGATCTTCTTATCAACCATGCGGATGCTGGAAAACTGCTGAGCACACTTTTGAAGCTTCGCCAAGCTTGCTGTCACCCACAAGTAGGAAGTTCGGGACTGCGGTCATTGCAACAATCCCCAATGACAATGGAGGAAATATTGATG GTCCTTGTTAGTAAGACCAAGATAGAAGGAGAGGAAGCTCTGAGGAGATCAGTTGTTGCTTTAAATGCACTTGCTGGAATAGCTATTATTGAGAAGAAATTTTCTGAAGCCTTCTCGCTATATAAAGAAGCTCTAGAATTGGCAGAGGAGAACAATGAAGATTTTCGCTTAGATCCTCTATTGAGCATTCACATCCATCACAATCTTGCTGAGATACTTCCATTAGCTGTGGACCAGTCACAATCTCGTTTAAAAGATCAATTTTGTCCAAGGACTAGCGAAGTGAAGGCAGCCAGGATGGATGACTCTGAAAAGTATGATAATCATGTTCATGTCATGAAGAAACAAAAAGTTAGTGAGACCCTGTATGCTCCTTGTAGTGAAGATAATACAGGGAAGATGATAGACCGTCCTCTTGAGCTGACAAGAAAAGATACAAACaccaaaaaggaagaaaattgtgAGCCTCATCTGTCAAGTAGTTACTTCGATGATATCTCTATAAGAAAAGCATGTGAGGCTATGAGGCAGAAATATCTAGCTGTCTTTTCCTCAAAGCTCTCTGTTGCCCAGCAAGAGTTCACAAAGTCCTATATGCAG GTTGGAAGTGAACTCAAAGACAGGGGAAATCTTAACCACGTTTGGTGGTTGGAAGCAGTTCACCATGCTGAACAGAATAAGGACTTCTCTCACGAGTTGATAAGAAAGGTTGAAGAGGCTGTATCTGGAAACCTTAACAACTCAAAATCTAGAGTTGGATCGCG TTTCCGCAGCATTAATGCTTTGAAGTATCATGTCCAGAGTGGTTTGGACCTTTTGGAAGCTTCTAGGAAAGTTGTGCTTGATCGACTTTTAGAAATTGATCAGACCATGGAAAATCCAAAAGAAGAAGATATTGAACGTGTTAGGTACTGTCGAAATTGTCAAGCAGACAGTAACGGACCACCTTGTGTTCTTTGTGAACTAGATGATCTATTTCAG GAATATGAGGCTAGGCTTTTCCGCCTTAATAAAGTACAAGGAGGAATGGTTACTTCTGTTGAAGAGGCCGTTGAAGCTCAAAAGAAAAAGTCAGCACTCAATCGTTTCTATTGGAGTCTATTGCAGCAAAATAAAAACTCAAGTTCATCTAGAGTTGGGTATGAAGAACCTAACAAAAGAGATGTTGGAGAAAAAGTTATG GTGTCTAAGCATCCTTCTGAATTGGAGGTTGTTCTTGGTGTTATCAAGAACTTCTGTAAGACACAACTAGGAAAAGAAAGTATAGCAGCAGCCAACAAGCAGCTGCACCTTCTGGAG TACATGCGAAAGGAGTATGGACATGCAAGGTCCTTAGCCATTGCGCAAGCTCAAGTTTTGAATGCTCATGATGAAATTAAGATGGCAACCACGAGATTGTGCTTAAGGGATGATGATGACAGCTCAGCTTATGCTATCAGTGAGCATGAGCTACCTGCAGCTAGTGTCCAGTATTCTAGCGACAAGTTCATGTCCTTGGCTATGTTAGCGCGTGTAAAAGGAAAACTTCGTTATTTGAAG GGTTTGGTGCAATCTAAACAGAACATACCATTAGATAGTTCCAGTAATCTAGCATTAACTCAACAACCAGCTACCATGTCAACATCTATGGAACAAAAAAGTGAGAACACATCGAAAGCTGATGAGGAATCATGCCCTGTTTGCCAAGAAAAACTAAGCAATCAAAAGATGGTTTTTCAATGTGGACACATTACATGCTGTAAAT GTTTGTTTGCAATGACTGAAAAGACGCTGCATGGTAGTAAAATTCAAACTAAATGGGTGATGTGCCCCACCTGCCGCCAACACACAGATTTTGGGAATATTGCTTATGCAGATGATAGTAAAAATGAAACACTTGATCCTTCAACTTTGCACGAAACTTCTAGGGAGCATGAATTGTCCATTACAGTTCAAGGTTCCTATGGAACGAAG GTTGAAGCGGTTGTAAGACGAATCTTGTGGATCAAGTATACAGATTCGAAAGCGAAAGTTCTAGTTTTCTCTAGTTGGAATGATGTTCTTGATGTTTTACAATATGCCTTTGCTGCCAACAGCATTACCTTTATCAGGATGAAAGGAGGCAG ACAATCTCATACAGCTATTAGTGAATTTAGAGGACAGAAGATCAAtgcaaaagaaaatcaaaagaaacgGCCATCGGGAAAGGTGCCAGAATTAAGATCTGCGCAGGTTCTATTGCTCTTGATTCAGCATGGAGCTAATGGCCTAAACCTTCTCGAAGCTCAACATGTTGTCCTTGTGGAACCACTGCTCAATCCAGCTGCAGAAGCGCAAGCAATTAGCAGGGTACACCGAATTGGACAGAAAAATAAAACGTTCGTGCACCGATTCATA GTTAAAGACACCGTGGAAGAGAGCATATACAAGCTAAACAGAAGCAGAGAGAGCTCTTCCTTCATCACTGGAAATACAAAGAATCAAGATCAGCCCCTTTTGACGCTTAAAGAAGTCGAGTCTCTGTTTGCATCCAAAGCATCACCATTAAGGGAAAATGATGAGAAGGGAAGTGAAACGCTAAGGCATTTGGCTCCTTCTATGGCTGCTACTATAGCAGCTGAGAGGAGACTCAAAGTGCATACCACATAG
- the LOC120075517 gene encoding E3 ubiquitin-protein ligase SHPRH isoform X4 gives MGRRKQRQPHRSGGIRFEDRGDPKTQIDINGAVESSDIKVAEVNEPIFVEVDRTGWNSNEHHDISEVFLMDFGHWPVLSSNDILLELIERDMEEDMKACSVVLSGNFDGPDEAISGLVHLANLKFATLRPVEGVSVSQNTGSLRLRVEILSSAFAACESIFDNGRQLWKKSMMNTIAWLRPEVVLSEVKYGVVKSTNMDTSLHHGTGDDTSNSRKHVNFDTVAFYDAIKPSKDEPMLDEDIPNLLPKLRQYQRRAAYWMVQREKGFSGNLGVGENVQLISPLCMALKCVDTCSRVFYNPFSGNLTLNAEQTLPHVYGGILADEMGLGKTIELLACILSHQMSVFEGGKGFHDELQQPVEDQRTEFKRLKRERVECLCGAVSENHRYKGLWVQCDICDAWQHADCVGYSPKGRILKPIDTEGGNCRKEKRNNRNTLNVIVRAEEHVCTPCLELMQATDSPMATGATLIVCPAPILFQWQAEILRHTHPGSIKLLVYEGVRDTSLLSTLSVQINDLINSDIVLTSYDVLKEDLSHDSDRHEGDRRFMRFQKRYPVIPTPLTRIFWWRICLDEGQMVESNATAATEMASRLYASHRWCITGTPIQRKLEDLYGLLRFVKASPFNVHRWWVEVIRDPYERRDPGAMEFTHKFFKQIMWRSLKIHVTDELQLPPQEEQVTWLTFSPIEEHFYQRQHETCVSYAREVIQGLKDDFVKKKVPDCISSDIPSDLLINHADAGKLLSTLLKLRQACCHPQVGSSGLRSLQQSPMTMEEILMVLVSKTKIEGEEALRRSVVALNALAGIAIIEKKFSEAFSLYKEALELAEENNEDFRLDPLLSIHIHHNLAEILPLAVDQSQSRLKDQFCPRTSEVKAARMDDSEKYDNHVHVMKKQKVSETLYAPCSEDNTGKMIDRPLELTRKDTNTKKEENCEPHLSSSYFDDISIRKACEAMRQKYLAVFSSKLSVAQQEFTKSYMQVGSELKDRGNLNHVWWLEAVHHAEQNKDFSHELIRKVEEAVSGNLNNSKSRVGSRFRSINALKYHVQSGLDLLEASRKVVLDRLLEIDQTMENPKEEDIERVRYCRNCQADSNGPPCVLCELDDLFQEYEARLFRLNKVQGGMVTSVEEAVEAQKKKSALNRFYWSLLQQNKNSSSSRVGYEEPNKRDVGEKVMVSKHPSELEVVLGVIKNFCKTQLGKESIAAANKQLHLLEYMRKEYGHARSLAIAQAQVLNAHDEIKMATTRLCLRDDDDSSAYAISEHELPAASVQYSSDKFMSLAMLARVKGKLRYLKGLVQSKQNIPLDSSSNLALTQQPATMSTSMEQKSENTSKADEESCPVCQEKLSNQKMVFQCGHITCCKCLFAMTEKTLHGSKIQTKWVMCPTCRQHTDFGNIAYADDSKNETLDPSTLHETSREHELSITVQGSYGTKVEAVVRRILWIKYTDSKAKVLVFSSWNDVLDVLQYAFAANSITFIRMKGGRQSHTAISEFRGQKINAKENQKKRPSGKVPELRSAQVLLLLIQHGANGLNLLEAQHVVLVEPLLNPAAEAQAISRVHRIGQKNKTFVHRFIVKDTVEESIYKLNRSRESSSFITGNTKNQDQPLLTLKEVESLFASKASPLRENDEKGSETLRHLAPSMAATIAAERRLKVHTT, from the exons ATGGGTAGAAGGAAGCAGAGGCAACCTCATCGCTCTGGTGGAATAAGATTTGAAGATCGGGGGGATCCCAAGACACAGATTGATATTAATGGGGCTGTGGAATCGTCAGACATCAAAGTTGCTGAGGTTAACGAGCCCATTTTTGTTGAAGTTGATCGAACTGGATGGAATTCCAATGAGCACCATGATATTTCTGAAGTTTTTCTAATGGAT TTTGGGCATTGGCCAGTTTTATCTTCAAATGATATATTATTGGAACTCATTGAGAGAGACATGGAGGAAGATATGAAAGCTTGCTCGGTGGTGTTATCAGGTAATTTTGATGGACCTGATGAGGCCATTTCTGGCCTTGTTCATCTTGCAAATTTGAAGTTTGCGACATTGAGGCCAGTTGAGGGTGTTTCCGTTTCCCAAAATACAGGATCTCTCAGGTTGAGGGTGGAAATACTATCGAGTGCTTTTGCCGCTTGTGAGTCAATATTTGATAATGGCAGGCAGTTGTGGAAAAAGAGTATGATGAATACCATTGCTTGGTTGCGCCCTGAAGTAGTATTATCTGAGGTCAAGTATGGAGTTGTTAAATCCACTAATATGGACACTAGTTTGCATCATGGGACAGGGGATGACACGTCCAACTCTAGGAAACATGTAAATTTTGATACTGTTGCCTTTTATGATGCCATTAAGCCATCCAA AGATGAACCCATGCTTGATGAAGACATACCCAATTTGCTTCCGAAACTAAGACAATATCAGCGTCGTGCAGCCTACTGGATGGTACAGCGGGAGAAAGGATTTTCTGGAAATTTAGGTGTGGGGGAAAATGTCCAACTTATTTCTCCCCTGTGTATGGCCCTGAAATGTGTTGACACTTGTTCAAGAGTGTTCTACAATCCTTTCAG TGGAAATCTTACTTTGAATGCAGAGCAAACTTTGCCGCATGTTTATGGGGGCATTCTAGCTG ATGAGATGGGTCTAGGAAAAACAATTGAACTACTGGCATGCATACTTTCTCATCAAATGTCAGTGTTTGAAGGTGGAAAAGGTTTTCATGATGAATTGCAACAGCCTGTTGAAGATCAGAGAACCGAatttaaaagattgaaaaggGAGCGTGTTGAGTGTCTGTGTGGAGCTGTTAGTGAAAATCACAGATACAAAGGGTTATGGGTGCAATGTGATATTTGTGATGCATGGCAACATGCTGACTGCGTTGGTTATTCACCTAAAGGAAGAATTCTCAAACCCATTGACACCGAGGGTGGGAACTgtagaaaggaaaagagaaataatAGGAATACATTGAATGTAATTGTGAGAGCTGAGGAACATGTTTGTACGCCTTGCTTAGAGCTGATGCAGGCTACCGATTCCCCAATGGCTACAGGTGCAACTCTAATTGTCTGTCCTGCTCCCATATTATTCCAGTGGCAAGCTGAGATTTTACG TCATACTCATCCAGGTTCAATAAAACTACTTGTCTACGAAGGAGTGAGGGATACTTCTCTTTTAAGCACATTGTCTGTGCAGATTAATGATCTCATCAATTCTGATATAGTCTTAACATCCTATGATGTGCTTAAAGAAGACCTATCGCATGATTCTGATCGGCACGAAGGTGATCGTCGCTTCATGAGATTCCAGAAGAG GTACCCTGTTATCCCTACTCCTCTCACTAGGATCTTTTGGTGGAGGATTTGTTTGGATGAGGGACAAATGGTAGAGAGCAATGCTACTGCTGCTACTGAAATGGCTTCACGACTTTATGCTAGTCACCGGTGGTGCATCACAGGGACTCCCATACAAAGGAAACTTGAAGATTTATATGGACTATTGCGATTTGTCAAAGCAAGTCCATTTAATGTTCATAGATGGTGGGTTGAAGTTATAAGAGATCCATATGAG AGGAGGGATCCTGGTGCTATGGAATTCACACACAAATTCTTTAAGCAAATCATGTGGCGTTCTTTGAAAATACATGTTACAGATGAATTGCAGCTACCTCCCCAGGAGGAACAAGTCACTTGGCTAACGTTTTCACCAATTGAAGAGCATTTTTACCAGAGGCAGCATGAAACTTGTGTGAGTTATGCCCGTGAAGTTATTCAAGGTTTGAAAGATGATTTTGTCAAAAAGAAAGTCCCAG ATTGCATCTCTTCTGATATTCCATCTGATCTTCTTATCAACCATGCGGATGCTGGAAAACTGCTGAGCACACTTTTGAAGCTTCGCCAAGCTTGCTGTCACCCACAAGTAGGAAGTTCGGGACTGCGGTCATTGCAACAATCCCCAATGACAATGGAGGAAATATTGATG GTCCTTGTTAGTAAGACCAAGATAGAAGGAGAGGAAGCTCTGAGGAGATCAGTTGTTGCTTTAAATGCACTTGCTGGAATAGCTATTATTGAGAAGAAATTTTCTGAAGCCTTCTCGCTATATAAAGAAGCTCTAGAATTGGCAGAGGAGAACAATGAAGATTTTCGCTTAGATCCTCTATTGAGCATTCACATCCATCACAATCTTGCTGAGATACTTCCATTAGCTGTGGACCAGTCACAATCTCGTTTAAAAGATCAATTTTGTCCAAGGACTAGCGAAGTGAAGGCAGCCAGGATGGATGACTCTGAAAAGTATGATAATCATGTTCATGTCATGAAGAAACAAAAAGTTAGTGAGACCCTGTATGCTCCTTGTAGTGAAGATAATACAGGGAAGATGATAGACCGTCCTCTTGAGCTGACAAGAAAAGATACAAACaccaaaaaggaagaaaattgtgAGCCTCATCTGTCAAGTAGTTACTTCGATGATATCTCTATAAGAAAAGCATGTGAGGCTATGAGGCAGAAATATCTAGCTGTCTTTTCCTCAAAGCTCTCTGTTGCCCAGCAAGAGTTCACAAAGTCCTATATGCAG GTTGGAAGTGAACTCAAAGACAGGGGAAATCTTAACCACGTTTGGTGGTTGGAAGCAGTTCACCATGCTGAACAGAATAAGGACTTCTCTCACGAGTTGATAAGAAAGGTTGAAGAGGCTGTATCTGGAAACCTTAACAACTCAAAATCTAGAGTTGGATCGCG TTTCCGCAGCATTAATGCTTTGAAGTATCATGTCCAGAGTGGTTTGGACCTTTTGGAAGCTTCTAGGAAAGTTGTGCTTGATCGACTTTTAGAAATTGATCAGACCATGGAAAATCCAAAAGAAGAAGATATTGAACGTGTTAGGTACTGTCGAAATTGTCAAGCAGACAGTAACGGACCACCTTGTGTTCTTTGTGAACTAGATGATCTATTTCAG GAATATGAGGCTAGGCTTTTCCGCCTTAATAAAGTACAAGGAGGAATGGTTACTTCTGTTGAAGAGGCCGTTGAAGCTCAAAAGAAAAAGTCAGCACTCAATCGTTTCTATTGGAGTCTATTGCAGCAAAATAAAAACTCAAGTTCATCTAGAGTTGGGTATGAAGAACCTAACAAAAGAGATGTTGGAGAAAAAGTTATG GTGTCTAAGCATCCTTCTGAATTGGAGGTTGTTCTTGGTGTTATCAAGAACTTCTGTAAGACACAACTAGGAAAAGAAAGTATAGCAGCAGCCAACAAGCAGCTGCACCTTCTGGAG TACATGCGAAAGGAGTATGGACATGCAAGGTCCTTAGCCATTGCGCAAGCTCAAGTTTTGAATGCTCATGATGAAATTAAGATGGCAACCACGAGATTGTGCTTAAGGGATGATGATGACAGCTCAGCTTATGCTATCAGTGAGCATGAGCTACCTGCAGCTAGTGTCCAGTATTCTAGCGACAAGTTCATGTCCTTGGCTATGTTAGCGCGTGTAAAAGGAAAACTTCGTTATTTGAAG GGTTTGGTGCAATCTAAACAGAACATACCATTAGATAGTTCCAGTAATCTAGCATTAACTCAACAACCAGCTACCATGTCAACATCTATGGAACAAAAAAGTGAGAACACATCGAAAGCTGATGAGGAATCATGCCCTGTTTGCCAAGAAAAACTAAGCAATCAAAAGATGGTTTTTCAATGTGGACACATTACATGCTGTAAAT GTTTGTTTGCAATGACTGAAAAGACGCTGCATGGTAGTAAAATTCAAACTAAATGGGTGATGTGCCCCACCTGCCGCCAACACACAGATTTTGGGAATATTGCTTATGCAGATGATAGTAAAAATGAAACACTTGATCCTTCAACTTTGCACGAAACTTCTAGGGAGCATGAATTGTCCATTACAGTTCAAGGTTCCTATGGAACGAAG GTTGAAGCGGTTGTAAGACGAATCTTGTGGATCAAGTATACAGATTCGAAAGCGAAAGTTCTAGTTTTCTCTAGTTGGAATGATGTTCTTGATGTTTTACAATATGCCTTTGCTGCCAACAGCATTACCTTTATCAGGATGAAAGGAGGCAG ACAATCTCATACAGCTATTAGTGAATTTAGAGGACAGAAGATCAAtgcaaaagaaaatcaaaagaaacgGCCATCGGGAAAGGTGCCAGAATTAAGATCTGCGCAGGTTCTATTGCTCTTGATTCAGCATGGAGCTAATGGCCTAAACCTTCTCGAAGCTCAACATGTTGTCCTTGTGGAACCACTGCTCAATCCAGCTGCAGAAGCGCAAGCAATTAGCAGGGTACACCGAATTGGACAGAAAAATAAAACGTTCGTGCACCGATTCATA GTTAAAGACACCGTGGAAGAGAGCATATACAAGCTAAACAGAAGCAGAGAGAGCTCTTCCTTCATCACTGGAAATACAAAGAATCAAGATCAGCCCCTTTTGACGCTTAAAGAAGTCGAGTCTCTGTTTGCATCCAAAGCATCACCATTAAGGGAAAATGATGAGAAGGGAAGTGAAACGCTAAGGCATTTGGCTCCTTCTATGGCTGCTACTATAGCAGCTGAGAGGAGACTCAAAGTGCATACCACATAG